The following proteins come from a genomic window of Miscanthus floridulus cultivar M001 chromosome 2, ASM1932011v1, whole genome shotgun sequence:
- the LOC136537049 gene encoding uncharacterized protein produces MATNAWVRDRAITILKDEPTIQASKLRKDLQNKYNIQLSYYVVWDGLQMALEQIQGKWDDSLEDVFRFKAEVDRTNPGSIVDIEWILAGNKRRFTRMFVAFKSCVQGFLNRCKPFLGVDSTVLTGRWRGQLASASAVDGHNWLFPVAYGVFESETAEN; encoded by the coding sequence ATGGCTACCAATGCCTGGGTGAGGGACAGGGCCATTACCATCCTGAAGGATGAACCAACAATTCAAGCTAGTAAACTGAGGAAGGATTTGCAGAACAAGTACAACATCCAACTTTCATACTATGTTGTCTGGGATGGACTGCAAATGGCTCTAGAGCAAATTCAAGGAAAATGGGATGATagccttgaagatgtttttagaTTCAAGGCTGAGGTGGACAGGACAAATCCTGGTAGCATTGTGGACATTGAGTGGATACTGGCTGGTAATAAGAGGAGGTTCACAAGGATGTTTGTTGCATTTAAGAGCTGTGTTCAAGGTTTTTTGAATAGATGCAAACCCTTCTTAGGTGTTGACTCAACAGTTTTGACTGGGAGGTGGAGAGGGCAGTTAGCTTCTGCTTCAGCTGTGGATGGACACAACTGGCTTTTTCCAGTGGCATATGGTGTCTTTGAGTCTGAAACTGCTGAAAATTAG